One Setaria italica strain Yugu1 chromosome II, Setaria_italica_v2.0, whole genome shotgun sequence DNA segment encodes these proteins:
- the LOC101774786 gene encoding homeobox protein rough sheath 1: MDQSFGNLGAGGSSSGGSNSAKAAAASSSFLQLPLSTAAAAGAASPAGVAYYGAPLALLHQAAGPSSSSQSPYGRHAAEISPAEAEAIKAKIVAHPQYSALLAAYLDCQKVGAPPDVMERLTAMAAKLDARPPGRHEPRDPELDQFMEAYCNMLLKYREELTRPIDEAMEFLKRVEAQLDSIAGSATGGGSSAARLSLADGKSEGVGSSEDDMDPSGRENEPPEIDPRAEDKELKYQLLKKYSGYLSSLRQEFSKKKKKGKLPKEARQKLLHWWELHYKWPYPSETEKIALAESTGLDQKQINNWFINQRKRHWKPSEDMPFVMMEGFHPQNAAALYMDGTFMADGMYRLGS, from the exons ATGGATCAGAGCTTCGGGAATCTTGGCGCCGGTGGGAGCAGCAGCGGGGGCTCCAACTCcgccaaggcggcggcggcgtcgtcgtccttcCTGCAGCTGCCActgtccacggcggcggccgcgggggcggcgTCCCCGGCGGGCGTGGCGTACTACGGCGCGCCGCTCGCGCTCCTGCACCAGGCCGCTGGGCCGTCATCGTCGTCGCAGTCGCCGTACGGGAGGCACGCGGCGGAGATCTcgccggcggaggccgaggccaTCAAGGCCAAGATCGTGGCGCACCCGCAGTACtcggcgctcctcgccgcctaCCTCGACTGCCAAAAA GTGGGCGCGCCGCCGGACGTGATGGAAAGGCtgacggccatggcggcgaagCTCGACGCGCGGCCGCCGGGCCGCCACGAGCCGCGCGACCCGGAGCTCGACCAGTTCATg GAGGCCTACTGCAACATGCTGTTGAAGTACCGGGAGGAGCTGACCCGGCCGATCGACGAGGCCATGGAGTTCCTCAAGCGCGTCGAGGCGCAGCTCGACTCCATCGCCGGcagcgccaccggcggcggctcctccgccgcgcgcctctCCCTCGCCG ATGGCAAATCAGAAGGGGTTGGCTCTTCTGAAGATGACATGGATCCAAGCGGCCGTGAGAACGAGCCACCTGAGATTGACCCACGCGCGGAGGATAAGGAGCTCAAGTACcagctcctgaagaagtacAGTGGTTACTTGAGCAGCCTCAGGCAAGAATTTtctaagaaaaagaagaaagggaagctCCCAAAGGAGGCCAGGCAGAAGTTGCTCCACTGGTGGGAGCTGCACTACAAGTGGCCTTACCCATCA GAGACGGAGAAGATTGCGCTGGCGGAGTCGACAGGCCTAGACCAGAAGCAGATCAACAACTGGTTCATCAACCAGAGGAAACGACACTGGAAGCCGTCGGAGGACATGCCTTTTGTGATGATGGAAGGCTTCCACCCACAGAACGCCGCTGCGCTCTACATGGATGGCACGTTCATGGCTGATGGCATGTACCGCCTCGGTTCGTGA